The nucleotide sequence TCGGCACGTACTCGAAGGAGCAGCTGGCCGACCTGGCGGCGCGGGACATGGCGCCGACCGCGCCCGGTGACGTGCTGGCCGAGTGGGAGGCCGCGGGCGTCTCGGTCGCCTGGGGTGTCGGCTTCGACGGCGACGTCTGGGTGTCCGACCCCGACGCGATCACCAACCACCAGTACTCCGTCGAGGGCGAGCCGGGCGAGGTGTTCCCGGGCAACTGGGGCGGCGTCTGGAACGGCGACATGGCACTGGACGCCAGCAGTGGCGCGATGTGCCAGGTCAACGTCGGCGGCGACAACGCGATCCACTGCTTCGACACCGGCGACGGCACCGAGCAGTACGTCATCTCGGGTTCCCCGTGGAACGGGATCTCGCAGCGCGGCCTCGCCTACAACCCCGTCGACGACGTCTTCTACATCGGCGGCTGGAACGAGGGCATCATCTACACCGTCGCGGGCCAGTCCCACGCCGACCCGGGTGCCACCCTCGCCCAGTGCGAGACCGAGGACGTGTCCATCGCCGGCCTGGCCTACAACCCGACGGCCGACGTACTGTGGATGGTCAACAGCTCGCTGACCACGTTCATCTACCAGATCGACCCGTCGGACTGCGCCACGATCTCGACCATCGAGTTCCCGGAGCAGGGCTCGGGCCCGGGCGCCGGCCTGGAGATGAACGCCACGGGTGAGCTCTGGGCGACCAGCCAGCTCACGAACACGGCGTACCTCATCGACACCGGCGTCCCGAACGCCAGTGACGTGCCGTGGCTCACCGAGGACCCGTCCTCGGGGACGCTCGCTCCGGGTGAGTCGGTGACGGTGACCGTCACGGCCGACAGCACCGGCCTCGAGCCCAACCTGTACGAGGCCACGCTGACGATCGCGACCGACGCCGGCCGGGTGCCGAACCACCAGATCCCGGTCTCGCTGCTGGTGCCCGCCTACCAGGTGGGTGTCAACGCCGGCGGCGCGGCGTACACCGACGGTGACCAGGACGTATGGCGGGCGGACAAGCAGTACACCGCCGGCACCTGGGGCTGGGTCGGCCAGCGGGTCGAGGTCTCGTCGACGAACCGGGCGATCGGTGGCACCGACGACGACGCGCTGTTCCAGAACCGGCGGTCGGGCATCTTCAGCTACCGGTTCGACAACGTGCCGGCCGGCACCTATGAGGTGGAGCTCGGGTTCGCCGAGTTCCAGGCCAACATGTTGCCCGGACGCCGCGTCTTCGACGTCAGCGTCAACGGCGACTACGTCCTCGTCAACCACGACGTCGCCGCCGAGGTCCGTGGCCTCTGGGCCGACCAGCACACCATCGTCGTCGAGCACGACGGCGGGGCGCTGAACGTCCAGTTCCACGACCGCTTCGGCTACCAGCTGCCGATCGTCAACGCGCTGCGCGTGACCGACCGGCCCGACCTGTAGGAAGAGGTTGCTGTCCGGGGGCGGTGCCGTTCGCGGCGCCGCCCCCGGCGGCATGCCTGGTTTCGCGACGACTCCGCGCCGGGTTTCTGCTGCTCCAGCCCCCGCTACAGGATCGGGGACGGGGTGTAGGCGGCCGCCACCGGATGGGCGGCGGCGATCTCGTCCACCCTCGCCACGACGGCGCCGACCTGGGCGCGAGCGGCGCCGGTGAACTCAAGCGGCGCCCGGACCAGCGAGTCCAGGTGCGCCCGGTCCAGCCCGAGCCGCGGGTCGGCGGCCAGCCGCGAGAACAGCTCGTTCCGCGACGCACCCTGCTCACGCATGGACAGCGCGACGGCGACGGCGTGCTCCTTGATGACCTCGTGCGCCGTCTCGCGCCCGACGCCGGCCTTGACGGCGGCCATGAGGACCAACGTCGTCGCGAGGAAGGGCAGGTAGCGGTCGAGCTCACGGGCGATGACCGCGGGGTAGGCGCCGAACTCGTCGAGGACGGTGAGGAACGTCTCGAACAGGCCGTCCACCGCGAAGAAGGCGTCGGGCAGCGCGACCCGGCGCACGACCGAGCAGAACACGTCGCCCTCGTTCCACTGCGCGCCGGCCAGCTCCGCCGCCATGGACGCGTAGCCGCGGAGCACGACCGCGAGGCCGTTGACCCGCTCGCAGGAGCGGGTGTTCATCTTGTGCGGCATGGCGCTGGAGCCGACCTGGCCGGCCTTGAACCCCTCGGTGACCAGCTCCTGCCCGGCCATCAGCCGGATGGTGGTGGCCAGCGAGGACGGCCCCGCGGCCACCTGGACCAGCGCGGACACGACGTCGTGGTCGAGCGAGCGCGGGTAGACCTGGCCCACGCTGGTGAGCACCCGCTCGAACCCCAGGTGCGCGGCGATGCGCTGCTCCAGCGACGCGAGCCGGGCGTCGTCGCCGCCGAGGAGGTCGAGCATGTCCTGCGCGGTGCCGACCGGGCCCTTGATGCCGCGCAGCGGGTACCTCGCCAGCAGCTCCGACACCCGGTCGAACGCCGCGAGCGTCTCGTCGGCCGCCGACGCGAACCGCTTGCCCAGCGTCGTCGCCTGGGCGGGGACGTTGTGGCTGCGCCCGGCCATGACGGTCTCGGCGTGCTCGGCGGCCCGCGCGGCCAGCCGGACGAGGACGGCGACCATGCGGTCGCGGACGTGCTCGAGGGAGAGGCGGATCTGCAGCTGCTCGACGTTCTCGGTGAGGTCGCGGCTGGTCATGCCCTTGTGGACGTGCTCGTGGCCGGCCAGCGCGTTGAACTCCTCGATGCGCGCCTTGACGTCGTGGCGCGTCACCCGCTCGCGCGCGGCGATGGAGTCGAGGTCGACGTTCTCGAGCACCGCCTGGTACGCCTCGACCACACCGTCGGGGACGTCGACGCCGAGGTCGCGCTGAGCCTGCAGGACGGCAAGCCACAGCCGCCGCTCCAGGACGATCTTGTTCTGCTGCGACCACAGCCGGGCCAGCTCCGGCGAGGCGTAGCGGGCGGCGAGGACATCGGGGATCGAGGGCTTGTCGGGCACGACTCCATTGTCCCGCACGACGGCCCGCAGGTCGGCACCACCCGTTTGGAGATCGGTCGTTCGGGCACCAAACGGTCGGGAATGAGAAGAAGGAGGCACCATGGAATTCGTGCTCTGGATCCTGGCCGTGATCCTCGTGATCGCGGGCATCGTCTCGTTGGTCCGCGGCCAGATGCTGTGGGGCATCGTCCTGATCGTCGTCGGCCTGCTGGTCGGGCCTGGCGGCGTGAGCATCTTCACCTGACGCACGTACGCCGTGGCACGGCCGCGGCCGGCGCACTCAGCCGGCCGCGAGCCGTGGCACTTCCGCGAGGAACCTGCGCAGGACCGCCCGGATCCGCCCCGGCGGCATCCGGCCGGGCACGAACATCGCCTGGGTGGCCAGCCCGTCGACGAACACGTGCAGGTACTCCGCCCAGGTCTCCACCCGCGGGTCGACGTCCACCGGCTCACCCTCGAAGCCGGCCAGCGCGAACACCGCCTCGACGTAGAGGCGGCGCTGCCCGTCCCACGCCTCCTCGGCGCCGGCCAGCGGCTCCTGACGTGACCACTCCGTCACCGCGAGCCACAGCAGGAACTCCTCGCGCCGCGGCTCGTCGAGCGGGATCAGCTCCTCGACCAGCGTGGCGATCAGCTCCAGCAGCGGCAGCCGCGACCGCTCGGCCTCCAGCCGCTCGCGGATGCGCTGCCCCACCCGCTCGTTGACCACCGCCGCCACGAACTCGCGCAGCTCACGCTGGGTGGAGAAGTAGTAGCGCAGCGCCCCGGTCGACCAGCCGGCCTCGGCCGCCACCGTCCGCACGGACGCCCCCGCGGCGCCGTCACGCACCACCACTCGGAGCGCCGCCTCGGCCAGCTCGAGCCGGCGCTGCTCGTGGTCGACCACCTTCGGCATGGACTCTTTCTATCACGGATGTGCTAATTTATTTCGCACACCCGTGTTGCAACGTCCCGAAGGAGACCACCGTGGGGCTCGACGTCATCCTGCCGGTCTATGGCCTGGCCTTGCTCGACACCATGAGCCCGGCCACCATCGGCATCTCGATCTACCTGCTGCTGACCGCCGGTGCGCGGACGCCGCGGCTGCTGTTCAGCTACCTGGCCACGGTCGCGCTGTTCTACTTCGGCCTCGGCACCGCGCTGATGACCGGGCTCGGCGCACTCGTCGACTCGCTCGGCGACGCGGTGAACGGCCGGACCGCGTACCTGATCCAGGCCGGCATCGGCGCCGCCCTGTTCGTCGGCGCCTGGTTCGTGCCGACGAAGAAGAAGGACGCCGGCGACGGTGCCGGCGAAGGCGGCGGGGGCGGACGGCGGGAGCGGCGGGCCGGGCGGGCGCAGACGGTGCCGGCGATGGTCGGGCTCGGCGTCACCACCGGCCTGCTGGAGGCCGCGACGGCGCTGCCGTACCTCGCCGCGATCGGCCTGATGACGTCGAACGAGCTGAGCCCGGCGCAGTGGGCGCCGCTGCTGGCCGGCTACAACCTGATCATGGTGCTGCCGGGCGTGCTGCTGTTCCTGGTCTGGCGGGTGGCCGGCGAGCGCGTGCGGGCACGGTTCGAGCGGTTCCGCGACTGGCTGCAGGCCAACTCCGCCGAGACGCTGGGCTGGATCATGGGCATCGCCGGCGTCCTGCTGGTCCGCGACGCGGTCTACGTGCTGAACACCGAGTTCCAGCTCTTCGGCTGACGACCACGTGCTAGCATCCTAGCCATGGCCGACAAGGTGCAGTTCAACGTCTATCTGCCGCCCGACGTCGTCCGCGCCACGAAGCACCGCAGCATCGACGAGGAGCTGAGCCTGTCGGCGTTCGTCGAGAAGGTGCTCCGGCTGTACCTCGCCACCGCGGAGCAGGAGGATCCCCGATGACGCTGACCGTCCGCCCGGTGCGGCGCACCCCACATGCCGACGCGTGGGTCCGGGTCGTCGAGGCGCTCGGCGGCGTCGTCACCGGCCGCGACGGCGACCGCGTCGACCTCGCGCTGGGGCACGGCCGGGTCGCCGTCGTCCAGGCCGGCGAACCCGGCGCCGAGCTCGGCTTCGAGGCGCCCGACCTGCTCGCCGTGGCCGCCGAGTGCGAGCGCAACGGGCTGGCGACGGTGTCGGCCGGCGGGCGGCTGGAGGTCACCGGGCCTGACGGCCTGCGGGTACACGTCGACGAGCACCCACCGGTCATGCCGCCGCCCGGCGCCGACCCGGCGCTGTCCACGCTGCCGCTCTGGTACACGCCGGACGTCGCGGGCGCGGCCGGCGTGCTGAGCCGCCTCGGGCTGGCGCCACGCGTCGCGTCGCACCAGGGCGACTGGGTCGACTTCGTCGCGCCCGGCGGCGGGCTGGTGGCCGCGCACGGCACCGACCGGCCGAGCGTCCAGGTCTCGTTCGAGTACGACGGCGACGTCCGCCCGCTGGCGGCCCGGCTGACCGGCCACGACCTGACCGCGTCCGTCGTCGACGAGAACTACGGGCTCACGCTGCGGGTGCCCGACCCCGACGGCACGGGCGACATCTACGTCAACCAGGTCCAGACCGACCTGCACGGCTACCGCAAGGCGGGTAGTTAGGAATGACGCGGTGACGTGACGGGGTTGTTGCTGACGGCCGGAGCCCCGGCCGTCCCCCGATTCACGAACGAGGCCAGCGATGACCCGACCGATCCGCATCGGTGTCCAGATCCAGCCGCAGCACGCCGACTACCGGGAGATCCGCCGCGCCGCCGCGGAGGCCGAGGACGCCGGCGTCGACATCGTCTTCAACTGGGACCACTTCTTCCCGCTGCGCGGTGAGCCCGACGGCAAGCACTTCGAGTGCTGGACCATGCTCGGCGCCTGGGCGGAGCAGACGTCGCGCGTGGAGATCGGCGCGCTGGTGAGCAGCGTCGGCTACCGCAACCCCGAACTGCTGGCCGACATGGCCCGCACCGTCGACCACATCAGCGACGGCCGGCTGATCCTCGGCATCGGCGGCGGCTGGTTCCGGCGCGACTACGACGAGTACGGCTACGAGTTCGGCACCGCGGGCAGCCGGCTCGACGACCTCGGCGAGGCGCTGCCGCGGATCAAGAGCCGCTGGTCGGCGCTGAACCCGTCGCCCACCCGCGACATCCCGATCCTCATCGGCGGTGGCGGCGAGAAGAAGACGCTGCGCCACGTCGCCGAGCACGGGACCATCTGGCACGCCTTCGGCGACGCCGGCGTGCTGCGGCACAAGAGCGAGGTGCTGGACGGCTGGTGCGCGACCGTCGGCCGCGACCCGAACGAGATCGAGCGCTCGACGGCGGTCAGCGGCCGGCCCGGCGCGGCGGCCGAGCAGCTGGTCGAGCTGGGCATCACCCTGTTCACCATCAGCGCGTCCGGCCCGCCGTACGACCTCGGCTCGCTGAGCGAGTGGGTGGCCTGGCGCGACCGCGTCAACGCAGCCTGAGCCGGGCCTGCCTGAGCGGCCGTCAGCGGCCGATGATCAGGCTCATCGCCTCGGCGCGTGTGGTGGCGTCGCGCAGCTGGCCGCGGACGGCGCTGGTGACCGTCTTCGCTCCCGGCTTGCGCACGCCGCGCATCGTCATGCACAGGTGCTCGGCCTCGACGACGACGATGACGCCGGCCGGCTTGAGGAGGTCGACCAGGGAGTTCGCCACCTGAGAAGTGAGCCGCTCCTGCACCTGCGGCCGCTTGGCGAAGACGTCGACCAGCCGGGCCAGCTTGGACAGCCCGGCGATGCGCCCCGACGGTCCGGGGATGTAGCCGACGTGGGCGAAGCCGTAGAACGGGACCAGGTGGTGCTCGCACATCGAGGCCAGCTCGATGTCCTTGACCAGCACCATCTCCTCGTGGCCCAGCTCGAACGTCGTGGTCAGGACGTCAGCGGGGTCCTGGCGCAGGCCGTTGAACATCTCTTCGTACGCCCGGGCGACCCGCGCCGGGGTGTCGAGCAGGCCGTCGCGCTTGGGGTCCTCGCCGATCGCGACCAGCAGTTCGCGGACGGCCGCCTCCACCCGGGCGTGGTCGAACTGCCCGGGTGGAACCGGCTCTCGGCTCACCGCTCGACCGGGCCCTCGGGCGCCGGCATCGGCGGCAGCACCGGCGTCGGGTCGGGCGCGACGGTGATGGCCGCCTGCTCCTCGGCGTGGTGGCCGTTGGTCGAGACCTTGATCGGGAACGCCACCGGGCCGCGCTCGGACGGCTTGCGCGTGGCCGAGCCGGTCCAGGCCGGGCGGCGGCCGCGCTTGCGGATGTTCGCGAAGACCTCGGCGACCTCTTCCTTGTTCAACGTCTCGCGCTCGAGCAATGCGATGACGAGGTTGTCGAGCACCTCGCGGTTCTCGACCAGGATGTCGAACGCCTCCTGGTGCGCGGTCTCGATGAGCTTGCGCACCTCTTCGTCGACGACGCCCGCCACGTTCTCGGAGTAGTCGCGCTCGTGGCCCATGTCGCGGCCCAGGAACGGCTCGGACCGGTCGGAGCCGAACTTGATGGCGCCCAGCCGCTCCGTCATGCCGTACTGCGTGACCATGCGTCGGGCCAGCGTGCTGGCCTTGTCGATGTCGTTGGCCGCGCCCGTGGTGGGGTCGTGGAAGACGAGCTCCTCGGCCGCCCGGCCGCCCATCATGTAGGCGAGCTGGTCGAGCATCTCGTTGCGCGTGGTGGAGTACTTGTCCTCGTCGGGCAGCACCATGGTGTAGCCGAGGGCACCGCCGCGCGGCAGGATCGTCACCTTGTGCACCGGGTCGGTGTGG is from Jiangella alkaliphila and encodes:
- a CDS encoding glyoxalase/bleomycin resistance/dioxygenase family protein, translating into MTLTVRPVRRTPHADAWVRVVEALGGVVTGRDGDRVDLALGHGRVAVVQAGEPGAELGFEAPDLLAVAAECERNGLATVSAGGRLEVTGPDGLRVHVDEHPPVMPPPGADPALSTLPLWYTPDVAGAAGVLSRLGLAPRVASHQGDWVDFVAPGGGLVAAHGTDRPSVQVSFEYDGDVRPLAARLTGHDLTASVVDENYGLTLRVPDPDGTGDIYVNQVQTDLHGYRKAGS
- a CDS encoding ribbon-helix-helix domain-containing protein encodes the protein MADKVQFNVYLPPDVVRATKHRSIDEELSLSAFVEKVLRLYLATAEQEDPR
- the purB gene encoding adenylosuccinate lyase encodes the protein MPDKPSIPDVLAARYASPELARLWSQQNKIVLERRLWLAVLQAQRDLGVDVPDGVVEAYQAVLENVDLDSIAARERVTRHDVKARIEEFNALAGHEHVHKGMTSRDLTENVEQLQIRLSLEHVRDRMVAVLVRLAARAAEHAETVMAGRSHNVPAQATTLGKRFASAADETLAAFDRVSELLARYPLRGIKGPVGTAQDMLDLLGGDDARLASLEQRIAAHLGFERVLTSVGQVYPRSLDHDVVSALVQVAAGPSSLATTIRLMAGQELVTEGFKAGQVGSSAMPHKMNTRSCERVNGLAVVLRGYASMAAELAGAQWNEGDVFCSVVRRVALPDAFFAVDGLFETFLTVLDEFGAYPAVIARELDRYLPFLATTLVLMAAVKAGVGRETAHEVIKEHAVAVALSMREQGASRNELFSRLAADPRLGLDRAHLDSLVRAPLEFTGAARAQVGAVVARVDEIAAAHPVAAAYTPSPIL
- a CDS encoding GPGG-motif small membrane protein → MEFVLWILAVILVIAGIVSLVRGQMLWGIVLIVVGLLVGPGGVSIFT
- a CDS encoding TetR/AcrR family transcriptional regulator; the encoded protein is MPKVVDHEQRRLELAEAALRVVVRDGAAGASVRTVAAEAGWSTGALRYYFSTQRELREFVAAVVNERVGQRIRERLEAERSRLPLLELIATLVEELIPLDEPRREEFLLWLAVTEWSRQEPLAGAEEAWDGQRRLYVEAVFALAGFEGEPVDVDPRVETWAEYLHVFVDGLATQAMFVPGRMPPGRIRAVLRRFLAEVPRLAAG
- the folE gene encoding GTP cyclohydrolase I FolE; this encodes MSREPVPPGQFDHARVEAAVRELLVAIGEDPKRDGLLDTPARVARAYEEMFNGLRQDPADVLTTTFELGHEEMVLVKDIELASMCEHHLVPFYGFAHVGYIPGPSGRIAGLSKLARLVDVFAKRPQVQERLTSQVANSLVDLLKPAGVIVVVEAEHLCMTMRGVRKPGAKTVTSAVRGQLRDATTRAEAMSLIIGR
- a CDS encoding LLM class F420-dependent oxidoreductase, producing MTRPIRIGVQIQPQHADYREIRRAAAEAEDAGVDIVFNWDHFFPLRGEPDGKHFECWTMLGAWAEQTSRVEIGALVSSVGYRNPELLADMARTVDHISDGRLILGIGGGWFRRDYDEYGYEFGTAGSRLDDLGEALPRIKSRWSALNPSPTRDIPILIGGGGEKKTLRHVAEHGTIWHAFGDAGVLRHKSEVLDGWCATVGRDPNEIERSTAVSGRPGAAAEQLVELGITLFTISASGPPYDLGSLSEWVAWRDRVNAA
- a CDS encoding GAP family protein codes for the protein MGLDVILPVYGLALLDTMSPATIGISIYLLLTAGARTPRLLFSYLATVALFYFGLGTALMTGLGALVDSLGDAVNGRTAYLIQAGIGAALFVGAWFVPTKKKDAGDGAGEGGGGGRRERRAGRAQTVPAMVGLGVTTGLLEAATALPYLAAIGLMTSNELSPAQWAPLLAGYNLIMVLPGVLLFLVWRVAGERVRARFERFRDWLQANSAETLGWIMGIAGVLLVRDAVYVLNTEFQLFG